A window of the Pangasianodon hypophthalmus isolate fPanHyp1 chromosome 12, fPanHyp1.pri, whole genome shotgun sequence genome harbors these coding sequences:
- the LOC113527727 gene encoding cytochrome P450 4F3 isoform X1, producing the protein MQIVLYVNTDGCCCLLYLRMAAVLFEGLKVLLSRLLCARALSGALGVCVLALLVLFAARLAQLLWKRKSLSCFSCPPQRNWFLGHMGIIRSDEMGLQEVDELIRTYRHSCAWFLGPFYNLVRFFHPDYIKPLLLASASITYKDELFYGFMRPWLGQGLLISNGKQWSRQRRLLTPAFHFDILKNYIHIFNSSTNVMHEKWRRLLAERKKDFDMFEHVSLMTLDSLLKCTFSYDSNCQEKSSEYISAIYELSDLVVKRQRCLPHHWGWLYKRTAEGQRFHRACEIVHNFTTSVIQERRTQFLHQGQTDSATQTGTTGKKRRAVDFIEVLLLSKDENGEGLSNEEIKAQADTFMFAGHDTTASAISWVLYNLAMHQDYQDRCRSEINALLEGHDTEELVWEDLSNLPFTTMCIKESMRLHPPVIALTRYYSQDMNVPGGRTVPEGAICLISVYGTHHNPDVWPNPEVFDPMRFDPDNQKQRSPYAFIPFSAGPRNCIGQNFAMAEIRVVLALTLRRFRVLPGSRSPSRLYVLTLKAEGGLLLTLEPLSPPQR; encoded by the exons ATGCAAATAGTCTTGTATGTGAACACTGATGGATGCTGTTGTCTGCTGTATCTCAGGATGGCTGCGGTGTTATTTGAGGGTTTGAAGGTCCTGCTGTCTCGGCTGCTGTGCGCGCGCGCACTGTCTGGTGcgctcggtgtgtgtgtgctcgcgcTCCTGGTGCTATTCGCCGCACGCCTCGCGCAGCTGCTGTGGAAACGCAAGAGCCTCTCCTGCTTCAGCTGTCCTCCACAACGCAACTGGTTTCTGGGACACATGGGCATT ATTCGGTCTGATGAAATGGGTCTTCAGGAGGTGGATGAGCTGATAAGGACGTACCGTCACTCCTGTGCCTGGTTCCTCGGCCCCTTTTATAACCTTGTGCGCTTTTTTCATCCTGACTACATCAAACCTTTGCTTCTTGCCTCTg cTTCCATTACATATAAAGATGAGCTGTTCTATGGGTTTATGAGACCTTGGCTTG gacAGGGGCTTCTGATAAGTAACGGAAAACAGTGGTCTCGTCAGCGTCGTCTTCTCACTCCGGCCTTCCACTTTGACATCCTGAAAAACTACATTCATATCTTCAACAGCTCCACCAATGTCATGCAT GAGAAGTGGCGCCGCTTGctggcagaaagaaagaaagactttgACATGTTTGAACACGTGAGCTTGATGACTCTCGACAGCCTCCTGAAATGCACTTTCAGCTATGACAGCAACTGCCAAGA AAAATCCAGTGAGTACATCTCTGCCATTTATGAGCTGAGCGACTTGGTGGTGAAGAGGCAGCGCTGCCTCCCTCATCACTGGGGCTGGCTGTATAAGCGCACTGCAGAAGGACAGCGTTTCCATCGGGCCTGCGAAATCGTCCACAACTTCACCACCAGCGTCATACAAGAACGCCGTACCCAATTCCTCCAtcagggacagacagacagcgcCACACAAACAGGCACGACAGGCAAGAAGAGGAGAGCAGTTGACTTTATAGAGGTGCTGCTTCTATCAAAG GATGAGAATGGAGAAGGCCTGTCAAATGAGGAGATTAAAGCACAAGCAGACACGTTCATGTTTGCAG gTCATGACACAACAGCGAGTGCAATTTCCTGGGTTCTGTATAATCTGGCCATGCACCAGGACTATCAAGACCGCTGTCGTTCCGAGATCAATGCTCTTCTTGAAGGCCATGACACTGAGGAGCTCGTCTG GGAAGACCTCAGTAACCTGCCCTTCACCACCATGTGCATTAAGGAAAGTATGAGGCTTCATCCACCTGTGATTGCTTTAACCCGATACTACTCTCAAGATATGAATGTTCCTGGGGGACGCACCGTACCAGAGG GCGCTATCTGTCTGATCAGTGTTTATGGCACCCATCATAATCCAGATGTGTGGCCTAATCCAGAG GTGTTTGACCCCATGCGATTCGACCCTGACAACCAGAAACAACGCTCCCCATATGCTTTTATTCCCTTTTCTGCTGGACCAAG GAACTGTATCGGTCAGAACTTTGCCATGGCGGAGATCCGTGTGGTTCTGGCACTCACTCTAAGAAGATTCAGGGTTCTTCCAGGGTCCAGATCTCCAAGTCGTCTTTATGTGCTCACACTGAAAGCAGAGGGGGGGCTGCTTCTAACGCTAGAACCCCTGTCACCACCTcaacgctga
- the LOC113527727 gene encoding cytochrome P450 4F3 isoform X2 translates to MAAVLFEGLKVLLSRLLCARALSGALGVCVLALLVLFAARLAQLLWKRKSLSCFSCPPQRNWFLGHMGIIRSDEMGLQEVDELIRTYRHSCAWFLGPFYNLVRFFHPDYIKPLLLASASITYKDELFYGFMRPWLGQGLLISNGKQWSRQRRLLTPAFHFDILKNYIHIFNSSTNVMHEKWRRLLAERKKDFDMFEHVSLMTLDSLLKCTFSYDSNCQEKSSEYISAIYELSDLVVKRQRCLPHHWGWLYKRTAEGQRFHRACEIVHNFTTSVIQERRTQFLHQGQTDSATQTGTTGKKRRAVDFIEVLLLSKDENGEGLSNEEIKAQADTFMFAGHDTTASAISWVLYNLAMHQDYQDRCRSEINALLEGHDTEELVWEDLSNLPFTTMCIKESMRLHPPVIALTRYYSQDMNVPGGRTVPEGAICLISVYGTHHNPDVWPNPEVFDPMRFDPDNQKQRSPYAFIPFSAGPRNCIGQNFAMAEIRVVLALTLRRFRVLPGSRSPSRLYVLTLKAEGGLLLTLEPLSPPQR, encoded by the exons ATGGCTGCGGTGTTATTTGAGGGTTTGAAGGTCCTGCTGTCTCGGCTGCTGTGCGCGCGCGCACTGTCTGGTGcgctcggtgtgtgtgtgctcgcgcTCCTGGTGCTATTCGCCGCACGCCTCGCGCAGCTGCTGTGGAAACGCAAGAGCCTCTCCTGCTTCAGCTGTCCTCCACAACGCAACTGGTTTCTGGGACACATGGGCATT ATTCGGTCTGATGAAATGGGTCTTCAGGAGGTGGATGAGCTGATAAGGACGTACCGTCACTCCTGTGCCTGGTTCCTCGGCCCCTTTTATAACCTTGTGCGCTTTTTTCATCCTGACTACATCAAACCTTTGCTTCTTGCCTCTg cTTCCATTACATATAAAGATGAGCTGTTCTATGGGTTTATGAGACCTTGGCTTG gacAGGGGCTTCTGATAAGTAACGGAAAACAGTGGTCTCGTCAGCGTCGTCTTCTCACTCCGGCCTTCCACTTTGACATCCTGAAAAACTACATTCATATCTTCAACAGCTCCACCAATGTCATGCAT GAGAAGTGGCGCCGCTTGctggcagaaagaaagaaagactttgACATGTTTGAACACGTGAGCTTGATGACTCTCGACAGCCTCCTGAAATGCACTTTCAGCTATGACAGCAACTGCCAAGA AAAATCCAGTGAGTACATCTCTGCCATTTATGAGCTGAGCGACTTGGTGGTGAAGAGGCAGCGCTGCCTCCCTCATCACTGGGGCTGGCTGTATAAGCGCACTGCAGAAGGACAGCGTTTCCATCGGGCCTGCGAAATCGTCCACAACTTCACCACCAGCGTCATACAAGAACGCCGTACCCAATTCCTCCAtcagggacagacagacagcgcCACACAAACAGGCACGACAGGCAAGAAGAGGAGAGCAGTTGACTTTATAGAGGTGCTGCTTCTATCAAAG GATGAGAATGGAGAAGGCCTGTCAAATGAGGAGATTAAAGCACAAGCAGACACGTTCATGTTTGCAG gTCATGACACAACAGCGAGTGCAATTTCCTGGGTTCTGTATAATCTGGCCATGCACCAGGACTATCAAGACCGCTGTCGTTCCGAGATCAATGCTCTTCTTGAAGGCCATGACACTGAGGAGCTCGTCTG GGAAGACCTCAGTAACCTGCCCTTCACCACCATGTGCATTAAGGAAAGTATGAGGCTTCATCCACCTGTGATTGCTTTAACCCGATACTACTCTCAAGATATGAATGTTCCTGGGGGACGCACCGTACCAGAGG GCGCTATCTGTCTGATCAGTGTTTATGGCACCCATCATAATCCAGATGTGTGGCCTAATCCAGAG GTGTTTGACCCCATGCGATTCGACCCTGACAACCAGAAACAACGCTCCCCATATGCTTTTATTCCCTTTTCTGCTGGACCAAG GAACTGTATCGGTCAGAACTTTGCCATGGCGGAGATCCGTGTGGTTCTGGCACTCACTCTAAGAAGATTCAGGGTTCTTCCAGGGTCCAGATCTCCAAGTCGTCTTTATGTGCTCACACTGAAAGCAGAGGGGGGGCTGCTTCTAACGCTAGAACCCCTGTCACCACCTcaacgctga